One segment of Leuconostoc lactis DNA contains the following:
- a CDS encoding GDSL-type esterase/lipase family protein, giving the protein MKTVDITRLLSPEWGVADDGMMTTQFGASIAFVTTHVHVVRVSFAKNYDGLTFAVQINASDWQEMPVTDQTLQVTIPTETAEVRMVLRDRAGSSEAFWQDPVYVTVMTIDQGEVAPIENVQPYVTFVGDSITAGEAMAADGHHPELSYPQLVADALGQPLARIAYGGTGLTATAPYQIPTAIEALWHVGDNVSRPLVTTNLVLVNYGTNDFNYGATPTAFAFGLRIYLLELIKRFHNAKIILMMPLNGAFREVFLAETARFDQFTLIETKSWLPAMTDVHPNCAAHQIIAEQIMKGL; this is encoded by the coding sequence ATGAAAACAGTTGACATAACACGACTATTGTCACCAGAATGGGGCGTGGCGGATGATGGCATGATGACTACCCAATTTGGGGCGTCAATAGCCTTTGTGACAACCCATGTTCACGTAGTGCGAGTATCGTTTGCTAAAAACTACGACGGGTTGACTTTTGCGGTGCAAATCAATGCCAGTGATTGGCAGGAGATGCCGGTCACAGACCAAACCTTGCAAGTGACCATACCTACAGAGACGGCCGAGGTTCGCATGGTATTGCGTGATCGCGCGGGCAGTAGCGAAGCTTTCTGGCAAGATCCTGTCTATGTGACAGTCATGACAATTGATCAGGGCGAAGTGGCCCCAATTGAAAATGTACAGCCTTATGTGACGTTTGTTGGGGATTCCATCACTGCTGGGGAAGCCATGGCCGCTGATGGGCATCATCCCGAATTGAGCTACCCACAACTGGTGGCTGATGCCTTAGGTCAACCGTTAGCGCGTATTGCGTATGGGGGAACTGGCTTAACCGCTACTGCGCCATACCAAATCCCAACAGCGATTGAAGCCTTATGGCACGTTGGTGACAATGTGTCGCGGCCATTAGTGACGACTAACCTTGTATTAGTAAATTATGGCACCAACGATTTTAACTATGGTGCCACACCGACTGCGTTTGCGTTTGGCTTGCGCATCTATTTATTGGAATTGATAAAGCGCTTTCACAATGCTAAAATTATATTAATGATGCCATTGAATGGGGCGTTTCGTGAGGTATTTTTGGCCGAAACGGCACGCTTTGATCAATTCACGTTAATTGAAACCAAGTCATGGTTACCAGCCATGACAGATGTCCACCCGAATTGTGCAGCGCATCAAATTATTGCAGAGCAAATAATGAAAGGACTTTAA
- a CDS encoding RsmF rRNA methyltransferase first C-terminal domain-containing protein, with amino-acid sequence MQQLPEAFTTKYTRLLGDEAPAFFDTFDDQVQKAYRVNPLKANPVVSDTPDNGPVPYGKWGHFGAVSGHSVDHVTGVVYSQEPSAQFVGEVLQPKPGERVLDLAAAPGGKTTHLAAFMQQEGLLWANEIFMNRAKVLSENIERMGVQNSIVSSHAPAELSAKLPQFFDKILLDAPCSGEGMFRKNPAAVAQWHQDFPQELADLQREILREAMKMLRPGGQIVYSTCTFAPEEDEQMIAWLMQEYPEMQLVPIDKPAHTHVQDGRPAWAEQAYTAGQTTVSTTVDLTVLEGTARLWPQALQGEGHFAAKLEKDADATPTTAVVKPLVPTPLSRSQEKIFADFVATTLPDFDMTQHTLTLFGDRLYMAPVGTPDISGMKILRLGLELGTFKKNRFEPAHALALALPPQAVSQTYVMTPDDWAQFVHGDVVRPAAPLQKGWVLMTANGNGAGWGRYVDGQIKNFFPKGLRFAVKAEDTTLAAEMY; translated from the coding sequence ATGCAACAATTACCAGAAGCGTTTACAACTAAATATACCCGTTTATTAGGCGATGAAGCGCCGGCTTTTTTTGACACTTTTGATGACCAGGTGCAAAAAGCCTACCGTGTTAATCCATTAAAAGCCAATCCCGTGGTCAGTGACACCCCAGATAACGGGCCAGTACCATACGGTAAATGGGGCCATTTTGGGGCAGTTTCTGGGCACAGTGTTGACCATGTCACTGGCGTTGTTTACTCTCAGGAACCCTCTGCACAATTTGTTGGCGAAGTCTTACAGCCAAAACCTGGTGAACGGGTGCTAGATTTGGCCGCCGCACCCGGTGGGAAAACAACCCATCTTGCGGCTTTTATGCAACAGGAAGGCTTACTTTGGGCCAATGAAATCTTTATGAATCGGGCCAAAGTTTTAAGTGAAAATATTGAACGGATGGGCGTGCAAAATAGTATCGTCAGCTCGCATGCACCAGCTGAATTAAGTGCAAAGTTGCCACAATTTTTTGACAAAATTTTGCTGGATGCGCCATGTTCTGGCGAAGGGATGTTTCGTAAAAATCCGGCCGCAGTGGCACAATGGCATCAAGATTTCCCGCAAGAATTAGCTGACTTACAACGTGAGATTTTGCGCGAAGCCATGAAAATGCTTCGGCCTGGTGGACAAATCGTTTACTCGACGTGCACGTTTGCGCCAGAAGAAGATGAGCAAATGATTGCTTGGCTCATGCAAGAATATCCAGAAATGCAGCTTGTACCAATTGATAAACCAGCCCATACACATGTCCAAGATGGTCGGCCAGCATGGGCTGAACAGGCTTACACTGCTGGTCAAACCACCGTATCAACGACAGTAGATCTCACGGTACTTGAGGGGACGGCTCGTTTGTGGCCACAAGCCTTACAAGGTGAGGGTCACTTTGCTGCCAAATTAGAAAAAGACGCTGACGCAACGCCGACAACCGCGGTCGTTAAACCGTTAGTGCCAACACCATTGAGTCGCAGCCAAGAAAAGATTTTTGCTGATTTTGTGGCGACAACGCTACCCGACTTTGATATGACCCAGCATACGTTAACCTTATTTGGTGATCGACTTTATATGGCACCAGTGGGCACGCCTGATATTTCAGGGATGAAAATTTTGCGACTAGGACTGGAGTTGGGCACGTTTAAGAAAAACCGCTTTGAGCCAGCGCATGCGTTGGCCTTGGCTTTGCCACCACAGGCAGTTAGCCAAACTTATGTTATGACGCCTGATGATTGGGCACAATTTGTCCATGGTGATGTGGTTCGACCAGCTGCACCTTTACAAAAAGGATGGGTCTTAATGACGGCCAACGGTAATGGCGCGGGCTGGGGACGGTACGTTGATGGCCAAATTAAAAACTTCTTCCCTAAGGGGCTTCGCTTTGCTGTCAAAGCGGAAGACACTACGCTAGCAGCAGAGATGTATTAA
- the recD2 gene encoding SF1B family DNA helicase RecD2, with protein MTFETDQLDKVTGTLQHVIFASSDSYFKILSVQIDDSTLTDWENPEIIVTGTFADVQEGSTYAFFGQVVRHPKYGQQLKVSHYENELPPDENGLIKYFASGQFSGIGQKTAKKIVDHLGLDAVTLILDDVQVLDGIVKPATAQKLARSLQLNLGLERLFQIGNQYGLGADLAGRLYDQYGHEAEEILTTDPYRLVFEFDGVSFKIADAIGQKNGHARTDQRRVQAAVYATMMNVSFQYGHTYLSRAQLLQATGQLLHDQQLQADIDQAIEALIANHILVDDEGRLYAATLYQAERQVAQDLKRLLRAPMPFDITPEAIADAVTTPGHLQLDDTQISAVKAGLNAQVFLLTGGPGTGKTTIVRTIVATWHKLLQQQAKYADNTQDFLKNYAVKLASPTGRAAKRMTEVTGHEATTIHRLLGISDLDEPEFNAENPIAGGLLIIDEASMLDIELTAKLFAAIPSGMKVIIVGDADQLPSVGPGNVLADFVASQRIAHIELATIYRQGRGSSITTLAQHIKNGQLPEDFMANQRDRSTFMVGPDQVVTAIEQVVQAAINKGYTADELQILAPMYKTTAGVHALNTMAQALFNPLKPGQKSLQFGETIFRQGDKVLQLENDSERDIFNGDMGKIIAIRYKKDPGNTENEDSLVVDFDGKELVYPKKQLNQLTLAYATTVHKAQGNEFKLVVMALTTRFGLMLNRNLLYTGLTRAKEALILVGEYAAFNRAAQTPVPMRATWLTQRLQAENASNTTPVVRPTPPPVTEKYQLTTALIAAQTISPMIGLADVTPYDFMATS; from the coding sequence ATGACATTTGAAACTGACCAATTGGACAAAGTTACTGGGACGTTGCAACACGTCATTTTTGCGTCCAGTGATTCTTATTTTAAAATTTTATCCGTGCAAATCGATGATAGTACGCTGACCGACTGGGAGAACCCAGAAATTATTGTGACTGGAACGTTTGCTGATGTCCAAGAAGGGAGTACTTATGCTTTCTTCGGACAAGTGGTCCGACATCCGAAGTACGGCCAACAATTAAAAGTATCGCATTATGAAAATGAATTGCCACCCGATGAAAATGGCTTGATTAAGTATTTTGCGAGTGGCCAATTTTCAGGCATTGGTCAAAAAACGGCGAAAAAAATTGTCGACCATTTAGGCCTTGACGCTGTCACCCTGATTTTAGATGATGTACAGGTGTTGGACGGCATCGTTAAACCAGCAACGGCGCAAAAATTAGCGCGCAGTCTTCAATTGAACCTTGGTTTGGAACGATTATTTCAAATTGGTAATCAGTACGGCTTGGGGGCTGATTTGGCTGGGCGTCTTTATGACCAATACGGACATGAAGCTGAGGAAATTTTAACAACCGATCCTTATCGTTTGGTTTTTGAATTTGATGGGGTTTCTTTTAAAATTGCCGATGCCATTGGTCAAAAAAATGGTCATGCACGTACGGATCAGCGCCGAGTGCAGGCGGCTGTCTACGCCACGATGATGAATGTCAGTTTCCAATATGGCCATACTTATCTATCGCGCGCACAACTGCTACAAGCCACGGGGCAATTATTGCATGACCAGCAGTTACAAGCCGATATTGACCAAGCCATTGAAGCGTTAATTGCCAATCACATTTTAGTCGATGATGAAGGTCGCTTATATGCGGCAACGCTTTATCAAGCTGAACGGCAAGTTGCCCAAGACCTTAAGCGTTTGTTACGCGCGCCAATGCCGTTTGATATCACACCGGAAGCGATTGCGGATGCGGTCACAACTCCAGGTCACTTGCAGTTAGATGACACGCAAATTTCGGCGGTGAAAGCTGGCTTAAATGCGCAGGTGTTCCTACTGACGGGTGGCCCTGGGACAGGCAAAACGACAATTGTCCGCACAATTGTGGCAACTTGGCATAAATTGTTGCAGCAACAGGCGAAATATGCTGATAATACCCAAGATTTTTTAAAAAATTATGCGGTTAAATTAGCGTCACCAACCGGACGGGCGGCCAAACGGATGACCGAAGTTACTGGCCATGAGGCCACGACGATTCATCGGCTACTGGGAATTTCAGATTTAGATGAACCAGAATTTAATGCCGAAAATCCGATTGCAGGTGGGCTGTTAATCATTGATGAGGCCTCCATGTTGGATATTGAATTGACGGCAAAGTTGTTTGCTGCCATTCCGAGTGGCATGAAAGTCATTATTGTTGGCGACGCGGATCAACTGCCGTCGGTTGGCCCAGGAAATGTTTTGGCTGATTTTGTGGCCAGTCAGCGAATTGCTCATATCGAACTGGCAACGATTTATCGGCAGGGTCGCGGTAGTAGTATTACCACATTGGCACAACATATTAAAAATGGTCAGCTGCCCGAGGACTTTATGGCCAATCAACGTGACCGTTCGACTTTTATGGTCGGCCCAGACCAGGTGGTGACGGCGATTGAGCAAGTCGTGCAAGCGGCCATTAACAAAGGCTATACGGCTGATGAGTTACAAATTTTAGCCCCGATGTATAAAACCACTGCGGGCGTGCATGCGTTAAATACGATGGCGCAAGCTTTGTTTAATCCACTGAAGCCTGGTCAAAAATCGTTACAGTTTGGCGAGACAATTTTTCGACAGGGTGATAAGGTCTTGCAACTTGAAAACGATAGTGAGCGTGATATTTTCAACGGCGATATGGGCAAAATTATCGCCATTCGCTATAAAAAAGATCCAGGCAATACTGAAAATGAGGATAGTCTTGTCGTTGATTTTGATGGCAAAGAGCTCGTGTATCCCAAGAAGCAGCTAAATCAACTGACGTTAGCCTATGCAACGACGGTCCATAAAGCACAAGGCAATGAGTTTAAACTGGTGGTCATGGCACTCACCACGCGTTTTGGTTTAATGCTCAACCGAAACTTGTTGTATACTGGCCTGACGCGCGCGAAAGAAGCTTTAATTTTGGTTGGGGAATACGCAGCATTTAATCGGGCAGCGCAGACACCAGTGCCGATGCGGGCAACTTGGTTGACGCAGCGGCTACAAGCGGAAAATGCGTCCAACACCACACCAGTAGTGCGTCCAACACCACCACCGGTAACTGAGAAATATCAATTAACTACGGCACTAATTGCCGCACAAACCATCTCGCCAATGATTGGTTTGGCGGATGTCACCCCATATGATTTTATGGCAACCAGCTGA
- a CDS encoding BMP family lipoprotein, with protein sequence MKQSTKIIAGLAAIAIIGGGIYTGLSHKSTQNGQANNAASLGLVLDVGGVDDHSFNQSAWEGAKQYAAAHHMKAGQNAPVTYFTTTDHSDLDQNFNLATKNHKYQIVYGIGYSLNQAITKSAKLNPKQKFVLVDDIVTKQPNVASVMFRSEQSSYLAGVAAAIKAKENGEKAVGFIGGIHGNIIDAFDAGFEAGVKATDPTLTVEKQYANSFTDSAKGKTIAAAMYASGIRTIFAAAGFVGNGAFTEAKAENSKLDADSKQRLYIIGVDRDQKADGAYKSKDGKSETSTMASSITSVGAGVKNIADAYNKDHSFPGGKTVAYGLKERGVYLTKSELTPAQKTAVDKAEKGIIDGTIKVPNHPAGSQFNQKF encoded by the coding sequence ATGAAACAATCAACTAAAATCATTGCAGGTCTTGCAGCTATTGCCATTATTGGCGGCGGTATTTATACGGGTTTGTCGCATAAGTCAACGCAAAACGGGCAGGCAAATAATGCCGCATCACTTGGCTTGGTCCTAGATGTCGGCGGTGTGGATGATCATTCATTTAACCAATCCGCCTGGGAAGGTGCTAAGCAATATGCGGCAGCCCATCATATGAAGGCGGGACAAAATGCGCCAGTGACGTATTTCACGACCACGGATCATTCAGATTTGGATCAAAACTTTAATTTGGCAACCAAAAATCATAAATACCAGATTGTTTATGGGATTGGGTATTCGTTAAACCAAGCGATTACAAAGTCAGCTAAATTGAACCCCAAGCAAAAGTTTGTATTAGTCGATGATATTGTGACGAAGCAACCAAACGTGGCGTCAGTCATGTTTCGTTCAGAACAATCATCGTATCTTGCCGGTGTAGCGGCCGCGATTAAGGCCAAGGAAAACGGTGAAAAGGCTGTTGGCTTTATTGGCGGTATTCACGGTAACATTATTGATGCGTTTGATGCTGGTTTTGAAGCTGGTGTGAAGGCAACTGATCCCACATTAACGGTCGAAAAGCAATATGCCAACTCATTTACCGACTCAGCTAAGGGTAAGACGATTGCTGCGGCAATGTATGCCTCAGGCATTCGCACAATCTTTGCTGCTGCTGGTTTTGTTGGGAATGGTGCTTTTACTGAAGCAAAAGCTGAAAATTCAAAGTTGGATGCTGATTCAAAGCAACGTTTGTATATTATTGGTGTTGACCGTGATCAGAAGGCTGATGGGGCTTATAAGTCAAAAGATGGTAAGTCAGAAACTTCAACGATGGCCTCATCAATCACATCCGTTGGGGCAGGTGTTAAAAACATCGCCGATGCCTATAACAAAGACCACAGTTTCCCAGGTGGAAAAACAGTGGCCTACGGCCTTAAGGAACGTGGTGTTTATTTGACAAAGTCAGAATTGACACCAGCACAAAAGACAGCAGTAGATAAGGCGGAAAAGGGTATTATTGACGGTACGATTAAAGTGCCAAACCACCCAGCTGGCTCACAATTTAATCAAAAGTTCTAA
- a CDS encoding histidine phosphatase family protein produces the protein MTKFYFVRHGQTAWNLERRFQGGNGDSDLLPSSYDDMVKVADFLRDVEFTRVFASPLRRARITATQIAREMNYRGPLSLRSNIAEVGLGRWEGELVAQVQVDYATAYHNYRHDLDQFEGTEFGGEGYTKASARFARFIKNLAQQYPTDNILIVSHGMALSFGINELLQTPRMAIRERGGLSNTSTTVLSTTDGQQFEIEDWNNTTYLNKLQNDGTTI, from the coding sequence ATGACTAAATTTTATTTTGTACGACATGGCCAAACGGCTTGGAATCTCGAACGCCGCTTTCAAGGGGGCAATGGTGATTCTGATTTATTACCTTCAAGTTATGATGATATGGTGAAAGTCGCCGACTTTTTGCGGGACGTTGAATTCACACGGGTATTTGCTTCGCCATTGCGGCGTGCGCGGATTACCGCTACGCAAATTGCGCGCGAAATGAACTATCGCGGTCCCTTGTCACTGCGCTCAAATATTGCCGAAGTTGGCCTAGGTCGCTGGGAAGGCGAATTGGTAGCGCAAGTGCAAGTCGACTATGCGACCGCCTACCATAACTATCGCCATGATTTAGATCAATTTGAAGGTACTGAGTTTGGTGGGGAAGGGTATACAAAAGCGAGTGCGCGTTTTGCGCGGTTTATTAAAAACCTAGCACAGCAATATCCAACGGACAATATTTTGATTGTTTCACACGGGATGGCCTTATCTTTTGGTATCAATGAACTCCTACAAACACCGCGAATGGCGATTCGTGAGCGTGGTGGTTTAAGTAATACATCAACGACAGTGCTGTCAACGACTGATGGCCAACAGTTTGAAATCGAAGATTGGAACAATACAACGTATCTCAATAAGCTTCAAAATGACGGTACCACCATTTAA
- a CDS encoding aldo/keto reductase, with product MVYAADEQRYEKLPYRRVSDSGLILPVVSFGLWRNLGDQMPLENSRKVMLKAFDSGIFSFDNASNYGPSNGTAEETFGQVYRSDLKPYRDELIITTKAGYHMWPGPLGEFSGKKTLTAALDLSLQRMGLDYVDIFYAHRWDPNTRLEETAYAMDLLVKQGKALYVGVSNYNAEQTAAIAKLFAELGTPFIGNQVSYNMLNQTAADDGLLDVLDENHAGLIAYGPLAEGLLTDRYLEDIPEDYPIHRTNAFLFEDGKAALIAKLNALNAIAQARGQKLSQMALAWLLRDRRVATVVIGASKIDHLVDNLAFSDNMTFTDDEVAQIEMILK from the coding sequence ATGGTATATGCAGCAGATGAACAACGTTATGAAAAATTACCTTACCGTCGGGTGAGTGATTCTGGCTTAATTTTACCGGTCGTATCATTTGGTTTGTGGCGTAACTTGGGTGACCAAATGCCACTTGAAAATTCTCGAAAAGTGATGTTGAAGGCATTTGATAGTGGTATTTTTAGCTTTGATAATGCATCTAATTATGGCCCAAGTAATGGCACAGCGGAAGAAACTTTTGGTCAGGTATATCGCAGTGATTTGAAGCCGTATCGTGATGAACTGATTATCACGACCAAGGCTGGTTATCACATGTGGCCTGGGCCATTGGGTGAGTTTTCTGGTAAAAAGACGTTGACGGCCGCCTTGGATTTAAGTCTCCAACGCATGGGACTTGATTATGTTGATATTTTTTATGCGCATCGTTGGGATCCCAACACGCGTTTAGAAGAAACTGCTTATGCGATGGACTTGTTGGTTAAGCAAGGTAAGGCGTTATATGTCGGGGTATCCAATTATAATGCTGAACAAACAGCTGCCATTGCAAAATTGTTTGCTGAACTTGGTACACCATTTATTGGTAATCAAGTGTCTTATAACATGTTAAATCAAACGGCTGCTGATGATGGTTTGTTGGACGTATTGGATGAGAACCATGCTGGTTTGATTGCCTATGGCCCATTAGCTGAAGGCTTGTTAACGGATCGTTACTTAGAGGATATTCCGGAAGATTACCCAATTCACCGGACGAATGCATTCTTATTTGAAGACGGGAAGGCAGCGTTGATTGCCAAGTTAAACGCCTTAAACGCCATTGCGCAAGCCCGTGGTCAGAAGTTGTCACAAATGGCATTAGCTTGGTTGCTCCGCGACCGTCGCGTTGCCACTGTTGTCATCGGGGCAAGTAAGATTGACCATCTGGTAGATAACTTAGCCTTTAGTGATAACATGACTTTCACTGATGACGAAGTGGCTCAAATTGAAATGATTTTGAAATAG
- the rbsK gene encoding ribokinase: MTKKIVVLGSLNVDSIMKMPRMPLVGETMALTDVTTAPGGKGANQAVAAARQSAQVAFIGAVGQDSNGHFMRQTLADQAVDVAAIQTNATVPTGSAYIMLQDNGANTILIHGGANQALTVDDLDEDLIAQADTLIAQFEVPLAVITAAFKMAKAHNVQTVLNPAPAVYEVTPTLAGLTDIILPNETEAQLLTGITVENDLAVLNQVSDALLATGVARSIITLGEAGSFIADGTNRWWAKPKKVAAVDTTAAGDTFIGTLASELAADFSNLVDAVDRASTASAIAVTRPGAIPSIPTREEVDQF, encoded by the coding sequence ATGACGAAAAAAATTGTTGTCCTTGGGAGTCTCAACGTTGATAGCATTATGAAGATGCCTCGTATGCCATTAGTTGGGGAAACAATGGCTTTAACGGACGTGACAACAGCGCCTGGTGGTAAAGGTGCCAACCAAGCAGTTGCAGCAGCCCGTCAAAGCGCTCAAGTGGCCTTTATTGGCGCAGTGGGTCAAGATAGTAATGGCCACTTTATGCGCCAGACCTTAGCTGATCAAGCCGTCGATGTGGCGGCGATTCAAACCAATGCAACAGTACCAACTGGTTCAGCCTATATCATGTTGCAAGACAACGGCGCCAATACAATTTTGATTCATGGTGGGGCCAATCAAGCCTTGACTGTTGATGATTTAGATGAGGATTTGATTGCCCAAGCCGATACGTTGATTGCGCAATTTGAGGTACCACTGGCCGTGATTACCGCAGCCTTTAAAATGGCCAAAGCGCACAATGTGCAAACTGTGCTGAATCCCGCACCAGCAGTTTATGAGGTCACCCCAACCTTGGCCGGTTTGACAGATATTATTTTGCCTAATGAAACAGAAGCCCAATTATTAACGGGTATCACTGTTGAAAATGATCTTGCGGTGTTGAATCAAGTCAGTGATGCCCTCTTAGCAACAGGGGTGGCTCGCAGTATTATTACCCTTGGGGAAGCGGGCTCGTTTATCGCTGACGGTACCAACCGTTGGTGGGCAAAGCCGAAAAAAGTTGCGGCTGTTGATACGACAGCTGCGGGGGATACTTTTATTGGGACCCTAGCAAGTGAACTTGCCGCCGATTTTAGTAATTTAGTCGACGCTGTTGATCGTGCTAGCACAGCCAGTGCCATTGCCGTTACGCGACCAGGCGCCATTCCGTCAATTCCAACCCGTGAAGAAGTGGATCAGTTCTAA
- a CDS encoding phosphate-starvation-inducible protein PsiE: MKHEWHQKVANYFEYVLNSLMILIGIVIFGFLLREIYNLAHLLLTVGDMRSHFNQITDATLAVFLFFEFMSLVREYFIKDAHISMESFLYIGVTALIRAILVYHDQTMKTLLLALSIGILVVALTVYRYFREKDKQQKLPH, translated from the coding sequence ATGAAACACGAATGGCACCAAAAAGTGGCTAATTATTTTGAATATGTCTTAAATAGCCTCATGATTCTTATCGGGATTGTGATTTTTGGCTTTTTGTTGCGCGAAATTTATAATTTAGCGCATTTACTCCTGACAGTGGGGGATATGCGGTCACACTTTAATCAAATTACGGATGCCACGCTTGCCGTCTTCTTGTTCTTTGAGTTTATGAGTTTGGTCCGCGAATATTTTATCAAGGACGCTCATATTTCGATGGAAAGTTTTCTTTATATCGGGGTGACTGCCTTGATTCGGGCGATTTTGGTATATCATGATCAAACGATGAAAACGTTGCTATTGGCCTTATCAATCGGTATCTTAGTGGTCGCCTTGACGGTGTACCGTTATTTCCGAGAAAAAGATAAGCAACAGAAACTACCACATTAA
- a CDS encoding ribose-phosphate diphosphokinase has translation MTTPEYRLFSLGSNPKLADEIANILGTNLSDIDVRQFADDEIYERIEQTVRGRDVYVIQGISDPVNDNFMKLMIFIDAARRASAKTINVVIPYFGYARSDRKARSREPIAARLIANMLESQGVKRVITMDLHADQVQGFFDIPVDHLISMPTLGHYFYENDLLGSDLVVVAPDHASVGRARKFAKLLHAEWAVIDRRVGEDLQTAPFGITGNVQGKRAILIDDIIDTGTSMTLASEALTAAGVTDIYAVAPHAVLSEQAVDKLATSAISKTLVANTIEVPDDKRFDKLVQLSVAATFAEAIRRVDACESIEDIMRSPDNLDVKL, from the coding sequence ATGACGACCCCTGAATATCGCTTATTTAGCCTTGGAAGTAATCCAAAGTTGGCTGATGAAATCGCCAATATTTTAGGCACCAACTTGTCAGATATTGATGTACGGCAATTTGCCGATGATGAAATTTATGAACGCATTGAACAAACAGTTCGTGGTCGGGATGTCTATGTGATTCAAGGCATTTCCGATCCGGTCAATGATAATTTTATGAAGTTGATGATCTTCATTGATGCGGCACGCCGTGCTTCTGCTAAGACTATTAATGTCGTGATTCCTTATTTTGGTTATGCCAGATCAGATCGCAAGGCGCGTTCACGTGAACCAATCGCTGCACGCTTGATTGCGAACATGCTAGAATCGCAAGGGGTTAAGCGTGTCATCACGATGGATCTTCATGCCGACCAAGTGCAGGGCTTCTTTGATATTCCAGTTGATCATTTGATTTCAATGCCAACTTTAGGCCATTACTTTTATGAAAATGACCTGTTGGGATCAGATTTAGTCGTTGTAGCACCAGATCACGCGAGTGTTGGTCGTGCGCGTAAGTTTGCTAAACTACTCCATGCAGAATGGGCAGTCATTGATCGTCGCGTCGGTGAAGATTTGCAAACGGCACCATTTGGCATTACTGGCAATGTGCAGGGGAAGCGCGCGATTTTGATTGATGATATTATTGACACGGGCACAAGCATGACGCTGGCGAGCGAAGCGTTAACAGCGGCTGGCGTGACAGATATTTATGCTGTTGCGCCACACGCAGTGTTGTCTGAACAAGCTGTTGACAAGTTAGCCACATCGGCAATTTCAAAAACATTAGTGGCGAACACGATTGAAGTACCCGATGATAAGCGCTTTGATAAGTTAGTACAACTATCAGTTGCAGCAACATTTGCCGAAGCGATTCGACGGGTCGATGCGTGCGAAAGTATTGAGGACATTATGAGAAGTCCGGATAACTTGGATGTTAAATTATGA
- a CDS encoding DUF1831 domain-containing protein — translation MAFDQQVTIPGDATYRLSPQIKKYTLGDLGFITNNAGAYTLHRSLEPEKALANAVKLKVTVNPDLTGFKMSTVSAGDVVRVDIFKNQHAAEMVPLYHFFVDELVARGVLEKI, via the coding sequence ATGGCTTTTGATCAACAAGTAACGATTCCAGGTGATGCCACCTACCGTCTCAGTCCACAGATTAAAAAGTATACGCTTGGCGACTTAGGCTTCATTACGAATAATGCCGGTGCCTATACGTTACATCGCTCGCTCGAACCGGAAAAAGCATTGGCTAACGCAGTCAAATTAAAAGTGACGGTTAACCCAGATTTGACCGGTTTCAAGATGAGTACCGTTTCTGCTGGAGATGTGGTACGTGTTGACATTTTTAAAAATCAACATGCAGCAGAAATGGTGCCTTTGTATCATTTTTTTGTTGATGAGCTTGTGGCACGTGGGGTGCTAGAAAAGATTTAA